In Thermosynechococcus sichuanensis E542, a single genomic region encodes these proteins:
- a CDS encoding type I-MYXAN CRISPR-associated endonuclease Cas4/Cas1 — translation MEQTVASAETETLRVNSLHAFAYCQRLFYLEEVEELYTQNESVFAGRRLHAELQKLEREDWQEFNLESVALGLRGRVDALRTLEGHLIPYEHKIGRCYRDRQQQPQAWHSDRVQILAYACLLETVLGVTVPEGRIHYHRDNVTVRVPVDEAGRQLVRDTIEQARQLRASLERPPVCRNERLCLNCSLAPVCLPEEARLARDPEHLPLRLFPRDDEREIIHVTAGKALIRRAGEQLRIAIDDEPEQKLPIQQVGQIVIHKFAQITTPAIHLCAYQDVGVHFISSGGRYIGSIDNRKGSIQRRIRQYQALTNPDQCLRLAQLLVNCRGQSQRRLLLRAQRNRQDALPALQEITTQMEQLLDTISHTDSLEALRGIEGHLAALYFSGLPYLIGDQVPEKLHFNGRNRRPPQDRFNALLSFGYGMLLKDVMNAILTVGLEPAFGFYHQPRTQAPPLALDLMEIFRVPLVDMVVIASINRMQWNFDECFEVCRDHVWLSDDGRRKFIQLYEARKGEMWKHPVTNYSLTYRRLLELEVRLLEKEWCGEAGLFGKLILR, via the coding sequence ATGGAACAGACCGTTGCCAGCGCTGAAACGGAGACACTGCGCGTTAATTCTCTCCATGCTTTTGCCTACTGTCAGCGGTTATTTTATCTCGAAGAAGTTGAGGAACTTTACACCCAAAATGAATCTGTCTTTGCCGGACGACGGCTCCACGCTGAGCTACAAAAATTAGAACGGGAAGATTGGCAGGAATTTAATCTGGAAAGCGTAGCCCTTGGCTTACGGGGACGGGTTGATGCACTGCGTACCCTTGAGGGGCATTTGATTCCCTACGAGCACAAAATCGGTCGCTGTTATCGCGATCGCCAGCAGCAGCCCCAAGCTTGGCACAGCGACAGAGTACAAATTTTGGCCTATGCCTGTTTGCTGGAAACCGTTCTCGGCGTCACTGTTCCTGAAGGCCGCATTCACTATCACCGCGATAACGTCACCGTACGGGTTCCTGTAGATGAGGCAGGCCGCCAACTGGTGCGGGACACCATCGAGCAAGCGCGTCAACTGCGTGCTTCCCTAGAACGCCCCCCTGTTTGTCGCAATGAAAGACTTTGTCTCAACTGCTCCTTGGCGCCGGTTTGCCTGCCTGAAGAAGCCCGCCTCGCCCGTGATCCTGAGCACCTACCCCTGCGGTTATTTCCACGAGATGATGAGCGCGAGATTATTCATGTCACGGCAGGTAAAGCGTTAATCAGGCGAGCTGGCGAACAACTTAGGATTGCCATTGATGATGAACCTGAGCAAAAGCTCCCCATTCAGCAGGTGGGTCAAATCGTTATCCACAAGTTTGCCCAAATTACCACGCCGGCTATTCATCTCTGTGCCTATCAAGATGTCGGTGTTCACTTCATCAGCAGCGGGGGGCGTTATATCGGCAGTATTGACAACCGCAAAGGCAGTATTCAGCGGCGGATTCGTCAATATCAAGCCCTGACAAACCCAGACCAGTGTTTACGTCTTGCCCAGCTACTGGTCAACTGTCGAGGACAGAGTCAGCGGCGCCTGCTACTACGAGCACAGCGCAATCGCCAAGATGCTCTGCCTGCATTGCAAGAGATCACCACCCAAATGGAGCAGCTTCTTGACACCATCTCGCACACCGATTCCCTAGAGGCTCTACGCGGCATTGAAGGCCATCTCGCTGCGCTTTACTTTTCTGGATTGCCCTATCTAATAGGGGATCAGGTGCCGGAGAAGTTGCATTTTAACGGTCGCAATCGTCGTCCACCGCAAGATCGTTTTAATGCGCTGCTCAGCTTTGGCTATGGCATGCTCCTCAAGGACGTGATGAATGCCATTCTCACGGTTGGTCTTGAACCGGCCTTTGGCTTTTATCACCAGCCACGTACTCAAGCACCGCCCCTTGCGTTGGACTTGATGGAAATTTTCCGTGTCCCCCTTGTAGATATGGTGGTCATCGCCTCGATCAATCGCATGCAGTGGAACTTTGACGAGTGCTTTGAGGTATGCCGAGATCACGTATGGCTCAGTGACGATGGTCGGCGTAAGTTCATTCAACTCTATGAAGCCCGCAAAGGTGAAATGTGGAAACACCCAGTGACCAACTACTCGCTTACCTATCGGCGACTCTTGGAGCTGGAAGTGCGTTTGCTTGAAAAGGAATGGTGTGGTGAAGCAGGTCTGTTTGGCAAACTCATTTTGCGCTGA
- the cas2 gene encoding CRISPR-associated endonuclease Cas2 → MGESKNWYLICYDIRDPKRWRQVYKQLEGYGERLQFSIFRCRLTPREREKLRWQLEKVLTEEDDLLIVGLCNQCIERVRACNRSGAWPVSEQNFKIF, encoded by the coding sequence ATGGGCGAGTCCAAAAATTGGTACCTCATCTGCTATGACATCCGCGACCCCAAGCGATGGCGACAGGTTTATAAGCAGTTGGAGGGGTACGGCGAACGATTGCAGTTCTCAATTTTTCGCTGTCGTCTCACGCCACGGGAGCGGGAAAAGTTGCGCTGGCAGCTCGAAAAAGTGCTGACGGAGGAAGATGATCTCCTAATTGTAGGACTGTGCAACCAATGCATAGAGCGGGTGCGTGCCTGCAACCGTTCAGGGGCATGGCCAGTGTCAGAGCAAAATTTCAAAATCTTCTAG
- the cas6 gene encoding type I-MYXAN CRISPR-associated protein Cas6/Cmx6, whose translation MTDQNHFLEIHYSLRGKTLPADHGYALYSAIKQQLQKSGHQNLPRGLRLSTIPGVPNREGVIYLNRASRFRIRCLSDQVQTWYRFFQNQVLDIQGHLIRLVRPRITLPEPSGTLAARLVTFKLEAIDHREVPRYFLESCEKGLTHLGIRGKVFIPSDPDGDLARRTIQVKGTKVVGYRVIVEDLTAEDSLKLQWHGLGGRQHFGCGWFYPHKEDMNAA comes from the coding sequence ATGACCGACCAAAATCACTTTCTTGAAATCCACTACAGCCTGCGTGGGAAAACGCTGCCAGCAGATCATGGCTACGCACTATACTCTGCCATTAAACAACAGTTACAAAAATCTGGCCATCAAAACCTGCCTAGGGGTCTGCGCCTGAGCACTATTCCCGGAGTGCCAAATCGTGAGGGGGTCATTTACTTGAATCGAGCTTCACGCTTCCGCATCCGTTGTCTTTCAGATCAAGTGCAAACGTGGTATCGCTTCTTTCAAAACCAAGTACTCGACATCCAAGGGCATCTGATTCGCCTTGTGCGACCTCGGATTACATTGCCAGAGCCTTCAGGAACTCTCGCAGCTCGCCTAGTCACTTTTAAGTTGGAAGCAATTGATCATCGAGAAGTGCCCCGCTATTTTTTGGAATCCTGTGAGAAAGGCCTAACTCATTTAGGCATTCGGGGAAAGGTGTTTATTCCCTCTGATCCTGATGGTGACTTAGCACGGCGCACGATTCAAGTGAAAGGCACGAAGGTAGTGGGCTACCGCGTGATTGTCGAAGATTTAACTGCTGAAGATTCTCTAAAGTTGCAGTGGCATGGATTGGGTGGACGACAACATTTTGGTTGTGGCTGGTTCTACCCTCATAAGGAGGATATGAATGCCGCCTAG
- the cas3 gene encoding CRISPR-associated helicase Cas3' translates to MPPSVKPPTLHPDLLLAKSSLPGTPDWQGTHHLVGHTATVVASITTLVKTLGQHLQEQFALARISIETLEATARLAAYLHDWGKANHQFQRAVRYPLTSLGSQYRQNPKTHPQLIRHEVASVLLAWEFRKWLTQCPNADFMVALAAAGGHHLKLGGKQGQQTQELGEIREGSGDACLYWYVNHPYFKKLLRFGIRVLELPLPIPKCPVSEQSKWDIKTIKAKRLAVLNAFIEWELDPTFLAVIKALLIAADAIGSASAQVSINIQEWIQSELENTLTEADLQKVINARLGKNQLHPFQVDLKKKSERVTLARAGCGTGKTLGAYNWALRHGIGRKLFFCYPTTGTSTEGFLDYVHNQVESELLHSRSQVDLELACTGEEEENGDGSVNEVAQKLEAFKAWGAKVNICTVDTVLGLLQCHRRPLYCFPALANAAFVFDEVHCYDDALFGALLRFLKVVKAPILLMSASFLPAQVKAIRDAVGEEVEIIKGPQELEELRRYRFHEQSQPDWEHVQEELDNGGKVLWVCNQVNTAIAIYQAAKNMGLRPLLYHSRFRYEDRVKHHRAVVEAFKQDQPVLAITTQVAEMSLDLSATLLITQVADPAGLIQRLGRLNRQYCGHFCDALFYPDEKVGFPYRQEDLEAGWALVRTFKKQEVSQRQLADWLEQLNISTKPKEHCVWLDGGWKTYAAPLREAGYTVTALLEQDIEKINSLKSSELPRYTLPLPTKNIKGWQRHKSGYLVAPEKQWRYCSELGAFEVGGE, encoded by the coding sequence ATGCCGCCTAGCGTCAAACCACCAACGTTGCACCCTGATCTTCTCCTTGCTAAATCCTCATTACCCGGCACTCCCGATTGGCAAGGCACCCATCATTTAGTCGGTCACACAGCCACAGTGGTAGCCTCTATCACAACCCTTGTGAAAACACTGGGTCAACACTTGCAAGAGCAGTTTGCGTTGGCTCGCATTTCAATTGAGACCTTAGAAGCCACAGCAAGGTTGGCCGCTTACTTACACGACTGGGGCAAGGCTAACCACCAATTTCAACGTGCTGTCAGATACCCGCTCACTAGTCTTGGTAGCCAATATCGGCAAAACCCAAAGACACATCCACAACTAATCCGTCATGAAGTGGCCTCTGTACTCCTTGCTTGGGAATTTCGCAAATGGTTAACACAGTGTCCAAATGCAGATTTCATGGTGGCTTTGGCAGCCGCAGGAGGGCATCATCTTAAATTAGGTGGTAAACAGGGTCAGCAGACGCAGGAGCTGGGGGAAATACGCGAGGGGAGTGGTGATGCTTGTCTTTACTGGTATGTCAACCACCCTTATTTCAAAAAGCTGCTTCGTTTTGGCATACGAGTATTAGAACTACCTCTGCCAATCCCTAAGTGTCCGGTCTCAGAACAATCGAAATGGGATATTAAAACAATCAAAGCTAAGCGTCTGGCAGTCTTGAATGCTTTCATCGAATGGGAACTAGACCCAACGTTTCTTGCCGTTATTAAAGCATTACTCATTGCAGCGGATGCCATTGGTTCTGCCTCGGCACAGGTTTCAATCAATATTCAGGAGTGGATTCAATCAGAGCTAGAGAATACCCTCACCGAAGCTGATTTACAAAAGGTTATTAATGCGCGTCTGGGGAAAAATCAACTGCACCCATTTCAGGTTGATCTTAAGAAGAAGTCGGAACGGGTAACATTGGCACGGGCAGGTTGCGGCACTGGCAAAACTTTGGGGGCTTACAATTGGGCACTCCGCCACGGCATCGGACGCAAGTTGTTCTTTTGCTACCCAACGACTGGCACGAGCACAGAGGGTTTTCTCGACTATGTGCACAACCAAGTGGAATCCGAGCTATTGCATTCTCGTTCACAAGTGGATTTAGAGTTGGCTTGCACAGGAGAGGAAGAGGAGAATGGTGATGGGTCAGTCAATGAGGTCGCTCAAAAATTAGAGGCTTTCAAGGCTTGGGGCGCCAAGGTGAATATCTGCACGGTGGATACTGTTTTGGGATTGTTGCAATGTCATCGTCGTCCCCTGTACTGTTTTCCAGCGCTTGCCAATGCTGCTTTTGTGTTTGATGAAGTCCATTGCTATGACGATGCGCTGTTTGGTGCCCTACTGCGATTTCTGAAAGTTGTCAAAGCGCCAATCCTTCTCATGTCCGCTTCCTTTTTACCCGCCCAAGTGAAGGCCATCCGTGACGCAGTAGGCGAGGAGGTTGAGATCATTAAAGGCCCCCAAGAACTAGAAGAGTTACGTCGCTATCGCTTCCATGAACAATCGCAGCCAGACTGGGAGCACGTTCAAGAAGAACTAGATAATGGTGGTAAGGTTCTCTGGGTCTGTAATCAGGTCAATACAGCGATCGCCATCTACCAGGCGGCCAAAAACATGGGCTTGAGACCTCTTCTTTATCACAGTCGCTTTCGCTATGAAGATCGGGTAAAACACCATCGGGCGGTGGTGGAGGCCTTCAAGCAAGATCAACCCGTTCTAGCAATTACGACCCAAGTGGCAGAGATGTCCCTCGACCTATCCGCAACCCTCCTCATAACTCAAGTGGCCGACCCCGCAGGGCTAATCCAGCGATTGGGACGACTGAATCGCCAATACTGCGGCCATTTCTGTGATGCTCTCTTCTACCCTGACGAAAAGGTTGGTTTTCCCTATAGGCAAGAGGACTTAGAGGCAGGCTGGGCACTGGTACGCACCTTCAAAAAACAAGAGGTGAGTCAAAGGCAACTGGCAGACTGGCTGGAGCAATTGAATATCAGCACCAAGCCAAAGGAGCACTGCGTTTGGCTAGACGGTGGCTGGAAAACCTACGCTGCTCCCTTGCGTGAAGCAGGCTATACCGTTACTGCACTCCTCGAACAAGACATAGAAAAAATTAACTCACTGAAGTCGAGTGAATTGCCCCGCTACACCCTTCCCCTCCCTACTAAGAACATCAAAGGTTGGCAGCGCCATAAAAGTGGCTACCTCGTTGCCCCTGAGAAGCAGTGGCGGTATTGCTCAGAACTGGGTGCTTTTGAAGTAGGAGGTGAGTAA